One genomic window of Arachis stenosperma cultivar V10309 chromosome 10, arast.V10309.gnm1.PFL2, whole genome shotgun sequence includes the following:
- the LOC130957208 gene encoding uncharacterized protein LOC130957208, whose protein sequence is MAFYKKYFPESAREAKEMELMQLKQGSMSMAEYTNKFEDPCRFSQVCQGDPETFERWRCIKYARSLKDSIMTTVAPMEIRVFFDLVNKAMVVEEYAKTMAASKDTHRGSSSHRRGKDCTRERNQNAGQSQHQGRVFAVNAKDTSKANPLMRGICLIGDKFLDALYNTGASHSFISFAKVEELGLKVSELPFDLHVHTPHQIVMTRSGCRQVGFKLECRDFVHDLKCLPMVGLEMILGFDWLSKNRVLLDCFERTIWFMPEGENGAVVATGYYLNSVIVHCSEEECQGYILLAANTLGDGQNLDQIPVVRDFPEVFPKDIPEFSPQREIEFAIELVPGAGPVSIAL, encoded by the exons ATGGCTTTCTATAAGAAATACTTCCCTGAGTCTGCAAGGGAAGCAAAGGAGATGGAGCTAatgcagctgaagcaaggttCCATGTCTATGGCAGAATACACCAACAAGTTCGAAGACCCTTGTAGGTTTTCTCAGGTGTGTCAGGGTGACCCGGAGACCTTCGAGAGATGGAGGTGTATTAAGTACGCGAGGAGTTTGAAGGATAGCATTATGACTACTGTGGCTCCTATGGAGATCCGTGTCTTCTTCGACTTGGTGAACAAAGCAATGGTAGTGGAGGAGTATGCCAAGACCATGGCAGCATCCAAGGACACTCATAGAGGGAGCTCTAGTCATAGGCGTGGCAA GGATTGCACTCGTGAGAGGAACCAGAATGCGGGCCAGAGTCAGCATCAAGGTCGAGTCTTTGCTGTGAATGCCAAGGATACTTCCAAGGCGAATCCGTTGATGAGAGGTATATGTCTAATTGGTGATAAGTTCTTAGATGCATTATATAATACTGGAGCTTCGCATTCGTTTATTTCATTTGCTAAAGTTGAGGAATTAGGCTTGAAAGTGTCAGAGTTACCTTTTGATCTTCATGTGCATACTCCGCATCAAATAGTTATGACTAGGTCAGGTTGTAGACAAGTAGGTTTCAAGCTTGAGTGTAGAGACTTTGTACACGATTTGAAATGTTTACCAATGGTGGGATTGGAGATGATTTTGGGATTTGATTGGTTGTCGAAGAATCGGGTTTTGTTGGATTGCTTTGAACGGACTATTTGGTTTATGCCGGAAGGAGAGAATGGGGCAGTGGTAGCTACGGGGTACTACCTAAACTCTGTAATAGTGCACTGTAGTGAAGAGGAGTGTCAGGGTTATATTCTGTTGGCTGCTAATACATTGGGTGATGGCCAGAACTTAGATCAGATTCCGGTGGTTAGAGATTTTCCAGAAGTGTTCCCAAAAGATATCCCTGAGTTCTCACCTCAAAGGGAAATTGAGTTTGCAATTGAATTGGTTCCGGGAGCCGGACCAGTATCGATTGCGCTGTAG